The genomic segment AAACCTTCATTAAATCCCTATTTTTATGTGAGGCAGTTTTGTCTAATTTTGGTGCTACATTTTCAACATTATGGCTCTTTACGGTTATGCTCGTGTTGAACTTTACGCAAAAAATATCACTCCGCCATACAGTACACAGGGATGCGCCGGCGAGTCTTCGTTAGCGTGTCAAATACCTCTACTTCGGAGGTCACAATCTTTACGCCTGCTTTCCTGAGCCTTTGCACATCTGCGGCAATACGTTGAATGCCAAACCAGAAAAGGCCGTCGAGCGCCGTAACGGCAAGACCGTTTTCCAGCGCCAGCTTGAGGCGTTCCCGAGGGGCTTTAACCTGCCGGGCAATGTCCCGATAAGGCGCTTCACTTCCGCCATGCGCATCTGTTCGCTGAATGCGTGTTTTCAGATGATAGTGGTATTCATCGGGGATCCCGTCCAGCTTCATTTTGAGGCTATACACGCAACCAAAACGTTTACCATTGAACAGAACATTTTTCTGGCTGAGCGGTAGTTCCTCTCTGATCCCGGCAATCAACTGTGGCGCACGGGTCAGAAGTAACCTGAAGGGAAGTTCAAAGCTGGTGACATAATCCACATTAAGCAGCGCGAGGCGCAAGCGCGCTTCTGCCCCGGACTGCTGGTCACGACACTCTTCCAGTACCTCAGCCCACTGAAGCGTAAGGCGCTCTGGCTCAGCCGCCTCGGTCAGGAGATACTTTTCAATGCGGTAATCAATTCTTCCGGTCATGCTATACATCCCGTCGCGGTGGATGCGGTGATTCTATCGACTGGCGCGTGTTTTAGAAAGAGGGTCCAGGCGGATGAGAAACAGGCCATTATCAACCTTACGGCCGCAAGGATCGGGCTGGAGATGCTAAAGGGTCGTGCAGAACCCGCCGTATGGCGCTGTGCCGGGCCGGCGGGAATACGGTTTACATTGAATAGCCGGGTTTTTTTATCAACTTGTCCAGATTCGGGTCTATCTCGGTATCCCAGACCTGCGCTTTCCAGTCTTCAGGCTGTACCTGATTCAGCGCCACGGACACAGAGCTGTCTTTACTGTCGAAGTGGCGAATAATCACCTGAACGATGTCTTGCGCCAGCGCGGCTTTTTGGTCGTCGTTGAGATCGCGGGGAAAACATTTGATATCTATATGTGGCATGAGCAGGCTTCCTGTTTTGAGTGAGTCTTCCAGGTTAACAGATAATGACTTTCGTCTTTAACACCTTGTGCAGTTAACAACTGCATTACTGGCATGGCGCACCTTAGAGCACTTTAGTTTGCCGGAATTCAGAAATGCAAAAAAGGCCGGGGCAGAATCAACCTGCCCCAGCCCATCAGGCGGGCAGATTATCCACTATGTGCGCGAAAAGGGATTTATCGCTTTCCCGCTTCCCATAGTCGGGACTTGCCCATGCGCGATTAAACGTCACGAGATGTTCTCTCGCCTTCGCAATATCGTCGATCATTACCGCTTCAAGCTCATCATCCATCCCCATCTGGCGGCGTTGTTCATAGGTTTTATTCAGATTTACTGTTACTGCGTCTGTTAAAACAGAAATCTGTTTTGGCGTCATGTGAATATATAAACAATGGTAAGCAATTACGCCAGACTGCTGAACCGTACCATCGTGTGAAAAAGATTTCACTTTTTTATCCAATAATTTGGCAGACAATTGAAATCCTGTTTGTTTTTCAAATCCCCGGAGGGCGTCTTTGGTGATGTTTAATATATCCTCTGCACTTTCTTGATCCGTTCTGCCACCGGGCAAGAGATATTGTCCGGAAAACTTCAGAACATCCCCTTCAATATTGCCAACGTATTCATAATTAAAGAACAGGCCGTAAACTTTTTTCCTTATCAAAAACAATGAGTTATCAACGCGTGAATATATGCAAACATATGCGTAAGACATAAACATCTCAACCAATCGTTAATTAATTCTGAAGAAGTAACATCATTATAAAAACCATATGCTTATGTATATTTTATAAGATTTACCTTTTTTGAAGTTATACCCTGTGCTTTATAATTAATTTAGTATCTTTCTTAAGCTGGTAATTTACCAGAAAAAGATCTTACGCAGAAATATGGGGTTTATTGAAGTTTTATGATGTGATGCAGATCAAACATCACTCAATGGCATTCGTTTTATTGTTCAATATTTTACAATCGATCGATTGCGTGAATGATAAGCTAATGGATAATTGATCAGGCTGATCAATTACCTCTTTTTGCCGCACAGGATTAATTTTTTCGATGGCTACATCAGACTGACAGGCACCTGTGATTCGCACCAGGCGAACAGGCGAAAAAGCGCGGAGTGGTGATGCCAGCGTATTCCGGAGGATTATTTTCAGGGGAGAATACGCCAGCATTACTAATATGAGAGCGTCTGATATTGTGGGTCAGTGACTTTTTCAAGCCACTCAACGGGGCTACCGTTTACTGCTTCAGCAATGGCAATGTGGGTCATCGCCGTTTGTGCGCTGGCGCCGTGCCAGTGTTTCACACCCGGCGGGATCCACGCGATATCGCCCTGGTTTAGGGGTTGCGCCCCTTTTCCCCACTCCTGTAACCAGCCGCGGCCCTGGGTCACAATCAATGTTTGTCCCAGCGGATGGGTATGCCAGGCGGTACGCGCCCCGGGTTCAAACGTTACGGTTGCTCCACCCACTTTAGCGGGTTCTGTCGCCTGGAAAGGGGCATCAATACGCACTGTACCGGTAAACCACGCCTCCGGGCCCTGAATCGATGGTAATGAACCGCTACGGATAATTTTCATGTTCAACTCCTCGTTTGCTGTTGCGCTAACAGTAGCGCAAAGTCACGGCGGGCATTAGACTGCATAATCAGAAAGGAACCATGAGCATAATTCATAAATCAGGTGCGTCGCGATGTTAAAAGACAATTTCAATGATCTCCTCTCTTTTATAGTTGTCGCCCGCGAGCGCAGCTTCACGCGAGCAGCGGCGCAGTTGGGGGTTTCGCAATCAGCGCTGAGCCATGCGATGCGTAATCTGGAAGCCCGGCTGGATGTCCGCTTGCTAACCCGAACCACCCGCAGCGTGGTTCCCACTGAAGCCGGAGAACAGCTTTTCATGCGCTTAAGCCCGCATCTGCTGGAAATCGAACAGGAATTAGCGGCGCTTCGGGATACGCGCGACAGGCCTGCGGGAAATATTCGCATTACCGCCGGCGAACATGCGATGAGCGCCGTTCTGTGGCCGGTACTGAAGCCTTTTATGGCGCAATATCCCGATATCAACGTTGAGGTAACGGTCGATAACGGTCTCACCGATATTGTTGATGGCCGGTTCGACGCAGGCGTGCGTCTGGGAGACCAGGTGGCGAAAGATATGATTGCGCTACGGATCGCGCCGGATATGCCCATGGCCGTGGTTGGCTCGGCGGATTATTTGCAGCGTTTCGGCGTGCCACAAACGCCGGATCAGCTTGCTCAGCACCGCTGCATCAATATGCGCCTGCCGACGCGCGGTGGGTTATATGCCTGGGAGTTTGAGCGTGACGGACGCGAACTGCGCGTGCGGGTGGAAGGCCAGCTCACACTTAATAGCCTGACGCAGCGTATCGATGCTGCCGAAAGCGGACTGGGGCTTGCCTATGTGCCTAAAGATAGCGTCCGGGAGGCGCTCGCCGGAGGACGGTTAATCCAGGTTTTAGAAGCATGGTGCCCGACATTTGACGGCTATCATCTTTACTACCCCAGCCGCCGTCAACACACCACCGCGTTTGCTCTGCTGGTAGAGTCATTACGCCAGACTTGAGCGTTCTCCGGGGGGGAATCATCAAGCAAATCTGATGTTTAATACGCTCTGTCAGTGCGTGATTTGTCTAAAAATACACCACAATTCAGCGCCTTGTGGCCTTCATCTGTTCTGAGCACACAATTTCCTTCGAGGTGCGTCACTTTCGGCACGGTTATATTTTGCGTCACTGATCAATTGCGGGTAGGATGCCTCGCCATGTTTCACCTTATCCATACGCAGAATGACTGGAAAGGCGGCATGTGTCTGCACAGAGGCAATCGTTTGGTTTTCCCTCTGCCAGACAGAAAACGATGACAACAGGACAGACGGGTAAAACAGGTAACTCAATGAATACAAGCAATAAAAGCGCATCCGATCATCATGCTGCGAAACGTCGCTGGTTGAACTCTCATGAAGCGGGCTATCAAAAGGCGATGGGTAACCGCCAGGTGCAAATGATCGCCATCGGCGGCGCTATCGGCACGGGTCTGTTTTTAGGTGCAGGCGCGCGTCTGCAGATGGCGGGGCCGGCTCTCGCCCTGGTGTATCTGGTGTGCGGGATCTTCTCGTTTTTTATCCTTCGTGCGCTGGGCGAACTGGTTCTTCACCGCCCTTCCAGCGGCAGTTTTGTCTCTTACGCTCGCGAATTCCTCGGTGAGAAAGCCGCTTATGTCGCAGGCTGGATGTACTTTGTTAACTGGGCAATGACCGGGATCGTGGATATCACCGCCGTGGCGTTGTATATGCACTACTGGGGCGCGTTTGGCGATGTTCCTCAATGGGTGTTCGCCCTCGGCGCGCTGGCGATTGTCGGTACCATGAACATGATCGGCGTGAAGTGGTTCGCTGAGATGGAGTTCTGGTTTGCCCTCGTGAAGGTGCTGGCGATCGTGGTCTTCCTGGTGGTCGGTACGGTATTCCTGGGCAGCGGCAAGCCGCTGGATGGTAATACCACCGGCTTCCATCTGATAACCGATAACGGCGGTTTCTTCCCGCACGGACTCCTGCCTGCGCTGGTGCTGGTTCAGGGCGTGGTGTTCGCCTTCGCCTCTATCGAACTGGTCGGGACAGCAGCGGGTGAATGTAAAGACCCGCAGACCATGGTGCCAAAAGCGATCAACAGCGTGATCTGGCGTATCGGCCTGTTCTATGTTGGTTCCGTGGCGCTGCTGGTACTGCTGTTGCCGTGGAATGCATATCAGGCGGGCCAGAGTCCGTTTGTCACCTTTTTCTCTAAACTGGGTGTCCCTTACGTTGGCAGCATTATGAACATCGTGGTGCTAACGGCTGCCCTGTCCAGCCTGAACTCCGGCCTTTACTCTACCGGTCGTATTCTGCGCTCCATGTCGATGGGCGGCTCTGCGCCAAAGTTCATGTCGAAGATGAGCAAGCAGCAGGTCCCCTATGCGGGGATCCTGGCGACGCTGGTGGTGTATGTCTTTGGCGTGTTCCTGAACTATCTGGTGCCGTCTCGCGTATTTGAGATCGTACTGAACGTCGCCGCGATTGGCATTATCGCCTCCTGGGCCTTTATCGTGATTTGCCAGATGCGTCTTCGCAAAGCGATTAAAGAAGGCAAAGCTGCTGAAGTGAGCTTTAAGCTGCCAGGCGCGCCGGTGACCTCGTGGCTCACCCTGCTCTTCCTGCTCAGCGTCCTGGTGCTGATGGCGTTCGATTACCCGAACGGTACTTACACCATCGCCACCATTCCTCTGCTGGCGGTACTGCTCATCGCTGGGTGGTTTGGCGTGCGTAAACGCGTAAATGAAATTCACCTCACCGCGCCGGTTC from the unidentified bacterial endosymbiont genome contains:
- a CDS encoding helix-turn-helix domain-containing protein translates to MTGRIDYRIEKYLLTEAAEPERLTLQWAEVLEECRDQQSGAEARLRLALLNVDYVTSFELPFRLLLTRAPQLIAGIREELPLSQKNVLFNGKRFGCVYSLKMKLDGIPDEYHYHLKTRIQRTDAHGGSEAPYRDIARQVKAPRERLKLALENGLAVTALDGLFWFGIQRIAADVQRLRKAGVKIVTSEVEVFDTLTKTRRRIPVYCMAE
- the pptA gene encoding tautomerase PptA, with translation MPHIDIKCFPRDLNDDQKAALAQDIVQVIIRHFDSKDSSVSVALNQVQPEDWKAQVWDTEIDPNLDKLIKKPGYSM
- a CDS encoding (R)-mandelonitrile lyase; translation: MKIIRSGSLPSIQGPEAWFTGTVRIDAPFQATEPAKVGGATVTFEPGARTAWHTHPLGQTLIVTQGRGWLQEWGKGAQPLNQGDIAWIPPGVKHWHGASAQTAMTHIAIAEAVNGSPVEWLEKVTDPQYQTLSY
- a CDS encoding LysR family transcriptional regulator → MLKDNFNDLLSFIVVARERSFTRAAAQLGVSQSALSHAMRNLEARLDVRLLTRTTRSVVPTEAGEQLFMRLSPHLLEIEQELAALRDTRDRPAGNIRITAGEHAMSAVLWPVLKPFMAQYPDINVEVTVDNGLTDIVDGRFDAGVRLGDQVAKDMIALRIAPDMPMAVVGSADYLQRFGVPQTPDQLAQHRCINMRLPTRGGLYAWEFERDGRELRVRVEGQLTLNSLTQRIDAAESGLGLAYVPKDSVREALAGGRLIQVLEAWCPTFDGYHLYYPSRRQHTTAFALLVESLRQT
- the ansP gene encoding L-asparagine permease, producing MNTSNKSASDHHAAKRRWLNSHEAGYQKAMGNRQVQMIAIGGAIGTGLFLGAGARLQMAGPALALVYLVCGIFSFFILRALGELVLHRPSSGSFVSYAREFLGEKAAYVAGWMYFVNWAMTGIVDITAVALYMHYWGAFGDVPQWVFALGALAIVGTMNMIGVKWFAEMEFWFALVKVLAIVVFLVVGTVFLGSGKPLDGNTTGFHLITDNGGFFPHGLLPALVLVQGVVFAFASIELVGTAAGECKDPQTMVPKAINSVIWRIGLFYVGSVALLVLLLPWNAYQAGQSPFVTFFSKLGVPYVGSIMNIVVLTAALSSLNSGLYSTGRILRSMSMGGSAPKFMSKMSKQQVPYAGILATLVVYVFGVFLNYLVPSRVFEIVLNVAAIGIIASWAFIVICQMRLRKAIKEGKAAEVSFKLPGAPVTSWLTLLFLLSVLVLMAFDYPNGTYTIATIPLLAVLLIAGWFGVRKRVNEIHLTAPVHPENEKQDGPLIEEKSR